A genomic stretch from Perognathus longimembris pacificus isolate PPM17 chromosome 5, ASM2315922v1, whole genome shotgun sequence includes:
- the LOC125351291 gene encoding serine/arginine-rich splicing factor 3-like — protein MRRDSCPLDCKVYVGNLGNNGNKTEMKRAFGYYGPLRSVWVARNPPGFAFVEFEDPRDAADAVGELDGRTLCGCRVRVQLSNGEKRSRNRGPPPSWGRRPQDDYRRRSPPPRRRSPRRRSFSRSRSRSLSRDRRERSLSRERNHKPSRSFSKSPSRSRSNERK, from the coding sequence ATGCGTCGTGATTCCTGTCCTTTGGACTGTAAGGTTTATGTAGGCAATCTCGGAAACAATGGCAACAAGACTGAAATGAAACGAGCTTTTGGCTATTATGGGCCACTCCGAAGTGTGTGGGTTGCTAGAAACCCTCCCGGCTTTGCGTTTGTTGAATTTGAGGATCCCCGAGATGCAGCTGATGCTGTTGGAGAACTAGATGGAAGAACACTGTGTGGCTGCCGTGTAAGAGTGCAACTGTCGAATGGTGAGAAGAGAAGCCGAAACCGTGGCCCACCTCCTTCTTGGGGTCGTCGCCCTCAAGATGATTATCGAAGGAGGAGTCCTCCACCTCGCCGCAGATCTCCAAGAAGGAGAAGCTTCTCTCGCAGCCGAAGCAGGTCCCTTTCTAGAGATAGAAGAGAGAGATCACTGTCTCGCGAGAGAAATCACAAGCCGTCCCGATCTTTCTCTAAGTCTCCTAGCCGATCTAGGTCgaatgaaaggaaatag